CACGACGACCACGACCGCCAGATAGCCCAAGGCGACCGGATTGAGCAGGCCGTGGCGCAACGTCATGGCGGGGGAATGCTGGGGTGCCATGGTGAATCTCCTGAAGACCGGGGACTCTGGGCCTCAACGATCTTCCCACCGTGAAATGGGCAGCAGCATGGGCGAAAGTACTCATCTCCGGCTGCGCTACCTCTTGAACACCTCGGGAAGCCGGGCTTCATCACCGGCGTTCATCGGTCGACATTCCTCGAATCAGCGCGCAATTGCGTGTGCGAGGCGGATAATTCCTGGTCAGCCACCAAGCGGCCATGAGCGAACTCGTCGCCGTGGGGGCGAACAGGTGGAATGTGCTGTCGTCCGTGCTGTTCGGCTGGTACCTCCAAGCAGTTGGACGACTTTGGAGCGTATGCCAGGGTGCGGGAAAAGCAGGTGGGTTCCCGGCAGGATCTTGCTCAGCGCGGGCTCGCCTGCCGGGATGGCGAACGGACCGCTCACCTCGTCGGGCGAGGCGAACGGTCCGTCCGGGGATGGGACTCTCAGAACTCCTCGCCGACCAGGGCGGCTTCGGCCGGGACCTGGTGGGCGTCGCCCTTGGTGCGCAGTTCCAGGGAGAGCAGGCCGGCCGCGATCACGCACAGCACCGCGCCCACGGCGAACGGCGCGTGGTTCGAGCCGAAGAGGGTGGCGATGTGCCCGACCACGGTGGCCGCGACCGCGCCGCCGAGCCAGCGCAGGAAGTTGTAGCCCGCGCTGGCGACCGGACGCGGCGCGTCGCTGATGCTCATCGCGGAGCCGGTGAACAGGGTGTTCAGCAGGCCGGAGGCCAGTCCGCTGAGGATCACCGCGACGACCACCACCGGCTTGGATCCGACGGCCATCGCGCCGAGCAGGACGGCGAAGGACAGCACCGCGATGATGGTGCCGCCGACCTCGCCGAAGCGGGCCGCCAGCCGCGGCGCCAGGAACACCCCGGCGAAGGCGACGCACAGGCCCCAGCCGAAGAACACCAGGCCGACCGCGATCGCGCCGAACTCCAGGACGAACGGCGACCAGGCCAGCACGATGAAGAACGCGGCGGTGTAGAAGGCCGATCCCAGCGCGGTCCGCAGCAGGCCGCCGTGGCCGAGCGCGCGGATCGGGTCCAGCAGCCGGACCTTGGCCCGCTCGGAGCGAGGGCCGTCCTTCGGCAGGAAACCGGCGGACAGGATCAGCGCGATCGCCATCAGCACCGCGGTCCCGGCGAACGGCCCGCGCCAGGAGATGTTGCCCAGCAGCGCGCCCAGCAGCGGTCCGGTGGACAGGCCGATGCCCAGCGCCGCCTCGTAGAGCATGATGGCGGCCCCTTGACCGCCGCTGGCGGCGCCGACGATCACCGACAGCGCGGTGGCGATGAAGAACGCGTTGCCCAGGCCCCACACCGCGCGCAGCGCGACGAGCTCGCCGATCGAGCCGGCGAGCGCGCACAGCACCGTGGCGATCACGATCAGCACCAGCCCGGTGACCACGGTCCGCTTCGGGCCGAAGCGGGCGCTGAACGCGCCGGTGATGAGCATCGCCACGACCTGCACGCCCAGGTAGGACGAGAACAGCAGCGTGACCTGCTCGGGGCCGGCGCGCAGCGCTTCGGCGATCGAGAGCAGGATCGGGTCGACGAGCCCGATGCCCATGAACGCGATCACGGCGGCGAAAGCGGTGATCCACACCGCTTTGGGCTGCCCCTTGAACACATCGAGAAACCGAACGTCATGCCCGGCGCTCATCGGCCGACACCCCTCGCAACAGGTAGCAGTTTCGTTTGCAATGCTAACAATATTTGGTTAGCACACCAAACGAAC
This portion of the Saccharopolyspora antimicrobica genome encodes:
- a CDS encoding MFS transporter, producing the protein MSAGHDVRFLDVFKGQPKAVWITAFAAVIAFMGIGLVDPILLSIAEALRAGPEQVTLLFSSYLGVQVVAMLITGAFSARFGPKRTVVTGLVLIVIATVLCALAGSIGELVALRAVWGLGNAFFIATALSVIVGAASGGQGAAIMLYEAALGIGLSTGPLLGALLGNISWRGPFAGTAVLMAIALILSAGFLPKDGPRSERAKVRLLDPIRALGHGGLLRTALGSAFYTAAFFIVLAWSPFVLEFGAIAVGLVFFGWGLCVAFAGVFLAPRLAARFGEVGGTIIAVLSFAVLLGAMAVGSKPVVVVAVILSGLASGLLNTLFTGSAMSISDAPRPVASAGYNFLRWLGGAVAATVVGHIATLFGSNHAPFAVGAVLCVIAAGLLSLELRTKGDAHQVPAEAALVGEEF